The following are encoded in a window of Acipenser ruthenus unplaced genomic scaffold, fAciRut3.2 maternal haplotype, whole genome shotgun sequence genomic DNA:
- the LOC131696640 gene encoding reticulon-4 receptor-like 2 yields SVWLLLWLAVCSPSPAYSCPRLCVCYPSPMMVSCQSQNFSAVPAGIPYDSQRVFLQNNRITELQAESFGFQTQVLWLYSNNISSIKPDSFSDMRDLEELDLGDNPSLRTLHPDSFRGLDKLQSLHIYRCQLGTLPGNIFKKLYSLQFLYLQDNLLQHIQDNLFSDLVNLTHLFLHGNQIRVLSENVFRGLVNLDRLLLHENRVRQVNRKAFRDLGHLTTLFLFNNALTDLPASALSDLSSLQFLRLNGNPWSCSCQARPLWEWFRQVRISSSELLCAGPEERKGLDLRFLREIDFAPCPMMPYYPRARVTYTFSTRTRWWFPKSGKASGGNSDKSKGLDGKKGQQQDNSYISPDKSQTKSYEAESTLTKVKEQDYWEKYENEDSTIRCYKLDCLKEANGKSRGVCPEASLFLLSLSLTLTLSLSLTLHF; encoded by the exons tctgtctggctgttgctctggctggcagtctgctcccctagccctgcctattcctgccccaggctgtgtgtctgttaccCCTCCCCGATGATggtcagctgccagtctcagaacTTCTCGGCGGTGCCGGCCGGCATTCCCTATGACAGCCAGAGAGTATTCCTCCAAAACAACCGCATCACAGAGCTGCAGGCAGAGTCCTTCGGCTTCCAGACACAG gTCCTGTGGCTCTACTCCAACAACATCAGCTCCATCAAACCCGATTCCTTCAGCGACATGCGAGATCTGGAGGAGCTGGACCTGGGGGATAACCCCTCCCTGCGCACCCTCCATCCTGACTCCTTCCGGGGGCTGGACaagctgcagagcctgcacatataccgctgccagctggggaccctgcccggaaacatcttcaaaaaactctacagcctgcagttcctttacctgcaggacaacctgctgcaacacatccag gacAATCTCTTCTCAGACCTGGTGAATCTCACTCACCTCTTCCTCCACGGCAACCAAATCCGAGTCCTGTCTGAAAATGTCTTCAGAGGGCTGGTCAACCTGGACAGGCTCCTCCTCCACGAGAACCGAGTGCGACAGGTCAACCGCAAAGCCTTCAGGGACCTGGGTCACCTCACCACCCTCTTCCTCTTCAACAACGCCCTAACAGACCTCCCTGCTTCGGCCCTCTCCGATCTCTCATCCCTGCAGTTCCTCAGACTCAACGGAAACCCCTGGAGCTGCTCCTGCCAGGCCCGCCCTCTCTGGGAATGGTTCCGTCAGGTCCGGATCTCCAGCTCCGAGCTCCTCTGCGCCGGTCCCGAGGAGAGGAAAGGTCTAGATTTGAGGTTCTTGAGAGAAATCGATTTCGCTCCCTGCCCCATGATGCCTTACTATCCGAGAGCCCGCGTCACTTACACCTTCAGCACCAGAACGAGATGGTGGTTCCCCAAATCGGGCAAGGCAAGCGGGGGGAATTCGGACAAATCTAAAGGCTTGGATGGAAAGAAAGGACAACAGCAAGACAACAGTTACATCAGTCCagataaaagtcaaaccaaaAGTTACGAAGCTGAGTCCACATTGACGAAAGTTAAAGAGCAAGACTACTGGGAGAAATATGAAAACGAAGACTCCACTATTCGTTGTTACAAGTTGGATTGTTTGAAAGAAGCAAACGGGAAGTCCAGAGGCGTTTGTCCAGAAGcgtccctctttctcctctctctctccctcactctcaccctctccctctctctcacccttcacttt